The Legionella jordanis genomic sequence ATGCTCATTATCCTGATTACAGCCTGGATCTTGACTTATGGTGGCATCATTTTATTAGGTTTTGGCGGCGGACGCTGGACACAGGATATTGCGATTAACTATTACAAAACAGTACTAGGGATCGCATTACAAGCCTTTGCCATGATTTTGATTATCGGCATAGGAAAGTCTTTTGTAGATCAATATTACGCGGCAATGTCAGAAAACATCATGCTAAAAGAAATGTTTGTCATGATGGTTGTTGCCGTACTTTTGTTGGTACTTATCAATAAAATTCCCCCTGTTTTATCCGGCATCGTTTCAGGTGGTGGCTCAGGTGGCGGTGGTGGACTTGGTCTTGGAGGCGCGTTAGGGGCTGCGGGAATTGCAGGAACAGCCTTAGCAGGCGCTGCGGGTGCTGCAGCTGTGCAGAGTGCTGGGGGATTATCCGCTTTACAGGCTGCATTCAAGGCTGCTTCTCATAGTATCGGCGCAAGTGGCGCTGGCTCTGTGTCAGGAGATAGCCCAGGCTCAAAACAAGGTAGTTTGGCTCAGGCCATGGGACAAGCTTCTAAATTTGCTGGTTCCTTTGGTTCACATTTAGCTTCTGGGGCGTTTGATGTCGCCCGTGAAAAAGCAGCAAGTATGAAAGATGCTTTTTCTGCAAAAGCGGCTGATACCACAGGCGGTAAAATTGCTGATGCCATTCATCAACGCATATCTTCCAATGCTGAATCGCCAACTATTAATCAACAGGTATCCGAGTCTCAAAATGTCACTTCTATGGGTGCTCCAGAAGGCAGTTTTAGTTCAGGGAACATAAACAGTGATGATGAAGTCAGTCAATTTGTCAATCAAAAAGCATCTGGAGACGGTCAATGAGCTTGAACAAACCCAACAAAGCCATTGGCCCACAGGTGAGACAAAAGCATAATGAAAAAACGAATAAACAACTTGTTATTTTAGTTGCTCTCTCGCTTTTCATCAGTATGCAGGTTGGCACACAATTTGTGGCTTATAAGTTGCATTTTAGTGATGAATTAGGGTTTTCGCTGAATCATGTCTACTTTCCATGGCAGTCCCTTTGGTGGAGCTTGAAATACCATCATTATTATCCTGATTATTTTAATGCAGCCTTTGGTTTGATGGCGATGAGTGGCAGTCTTTTTTTAATGTTGATTGTTTTTGTTGCTAAGCATTTAAAAAAAGAAAACATCAGTGAATACCTGCATGGTTCAGCCAGATGGGCCAACAGAGATGATTTAAAAAATGCTGGACTGTTTGGCAATGAGGAAGGCGTTTATGTCGGTGCTATTGAAGATGAAAAAGGGGATATTCATTATTTACGCCATAATGGCCCAGAGCATATTTTAACTTATGCCCCAACGCGTTCTGGCAAAGGGGTTGGTCTTGTTATTCCTACCCTTTTATCCTGGAAACAGTCTTGTGTGATTACGGATTTAAAAGGAGAGCTTTGGGCATTAACAGCTGGTTGGCGTCAAAAGCATGCCAACAATAAAGTCATTCGCTTTGAGCCGGCAACATTAAAGGATTCAGCCCGATGGAATCCATTAGATGAAATTAGAGTAGGTACGGAATATGAAGTTGGTGATGTACAAAATCTTGCAACGCTTGTAATTGATCCTGATGGTAAAGGACTTGAAACCCACTGGCAGAAAACATCCCAAGCACTTTTGGTTGGGTTTATTCTACATGCAATTTATAAGCTGAAAAATCAAGGAGAACCGGCTACTTTTCCAAATATTGATCGCATGTTGGTCGATCCAAATACTAATATCGCCGATTTATTGATTGAAATGACCCAATACCCGCATGTTGATGGCAAAACACATTCTGTTATCAGCGCATCGGCTCGTGATATGATTGATAGGCCGGAGGAAGAAGCGGGTTCTGTCTTATCCACCTTAAAATCGTACCTGGCTTTATACCGTGATCCGGTGGTCGCCCACAATGTCTCTGGCTCAGATTTCTGTATTAAAGATTTGATGCATCATGCAAGCCCTGTCAGTCTTTATATCGTGACTCAACCCAATGATAAAGCACGATTGCAGCCTTTAGTTCGAGTTATGCTGAATATGGTTGTCCGCCTTTTGGCGGATAAAATGGAATTCGAACGAGTCGATGATGGGCGAGGGAATTATTTCGTAAGAACGAAGAAAACCTATAAACATCGCCTGTTGTGCATGATTGATGAATTCCCAAGTCTTGGGAAGCTTGATATTTTACAAGAGTCATTGGCGTTTGTTGCCGGTTATGGTTTGAAGTTTTATTTAATCTGCCAGGACATTAATCAGCTTAAAAGTCGTGAGCGCGGCTATGGCCCAGATGAAACCATCACCTCAAACTGCCATATCCAAAATGCTTATCCGCCCAACCGGATTGAAACCGCCGAGCATCTATCAAAACTTACCGGCCAAACCACTATTGTGAAAGAGCATATCACGACCAGTGGCAAACGATTTTCAACCTTTTTAAACCAGATTTCCAAAACAAAACAAGAAGTCTCCCGACCGCTTTTAACGGTTGATGAATGTCAACGTATGCCTGGACCAAAAAAAGATGAAAACGGTTTAATCAAGGAAGCAGGCGATATGGTGGTGTATGTGGCAGGATTTCCTGCCATTTATGGCAAACAGCCGCTTTATTTTAAAGACCCTGTGTTTATCGCCAGAGCTTCTGTTGAAGCGCCAGAGCAATCAGATATCTTACGCGCCCGCCTTCGTGAAGATGAGGAAATCAGACTATGAAAAAGTTCACTTCCTGGATTGCTGTTCTTATGTTAAGCATCATCGGCATGGCATTTCTTTTCATGCTGATGGGCTTTCGCGTGAACACCACAGATTCCATTCCTTTTGGCCTTTATCGCATTACAAATATAAAAAACATCAAAAATTCCTATGTGATTTTTTGCCCCGATGATCGACCGGCTTTTAAACAGGGATTAGATAGAGGCTATATCGGAAGTGGCCTTTGCCCTGGCGGTTATGGGTATTTAATGAAAAAAGTGGTGGCAACAAATGGTGATCAAATATCTATCACCTCCGACGGCGTTTTTGTTAATCGCCAACTTATTCTCTTTTCAAAACCGACATTAATAGATGGAAGGAAACGACCTTTGCCTCAATGGCGCACTATAGATTATCAGATCAAAGAAGATGAACTCATAACTATGACTAGCCAAAGCGAATGGTCTTTTGATAGTCGTTATTATGGCCCTATTCGTATAGGGCAAGTGAAGGGAGTGATTAAACCCATATGGGTAAATGCAACAAGTGGAGAAATAGCATGAATAAAGCTGAATTAATGGATGTAATTTCAGAAAAATTAGATGATTTGATGGTTCCTGGTTTTATCGCCGAAGTCACTCCCATCGAAGCAGAAATCATGGGTGCCTTTTCTGAGGATGCGCTCAGTGAAGATGATGCTAAGGAGGCAGCCTATGACTAAATTGTCTCACCATCAGGTTGTGGCCAACCAAATCATTGAAAGCCTCAAACAAGGAACCGCGCCCTGGGTAAAACCATGGGAACCAGGCACGGGCGGCGGCCAAATCCCGTTTAATCCAGTCACAGGAAAGCGGTATCGAGGCATTAATGCCTTGTACTTGATGTTAAATCAAAGCGGGGATAACCGCTGGCTCACCTACAAACAGGCACAAAGCATTGACGCGCAGGTTAGAAAAGGAGAAAAAGGCACGACTGTTCAATACTGGAAATTTACTGATGAAAAAATCAAAAACGATGATGCGGGAAACCCAGTCCTCGATGAGCAGGGAAATCCTGTCAAAGTGCAGGTTAACCTTGAAAGACCCAAGGTGTTTTACGCAACGGTATTTCATGCCTCACAAATTGATAATATGCCGGAACTTGTCCAAAAAGAGCAGGACTGGTCTTTAATTGAAAGAGCAGAAAACCTGCTACTTAATTCCGGTGCTGCCATTTTTCATTCGGAGGCTGATAGAGCATTTTACAGGGTATCAACCGACAGCATTCACCTCCCTCCCAAAGAGCAATTTAAATCAGCCGCCCATTATTACGTCACAGCCCTTCATGAGCTTGGTCATTGGAGCGGGCATCCTTTAAGGCTTGATCGAGACCTACGCCATCCCTTTGGCAGTGAAGCTTACGCCAAAGAAGAACTAAGGGCTGAAATCGCCAGTATGTTGTTGGGTTCGGAGCTTGGCATTGGACATGACCCCTCCCAACACACGGCTTACATCAAATCATGGATTCGCGTTTTAGAAGGTGATCCGCTGGAAATATTCAGAGCGTCAGCGGATGCTGAAAAAATTGTCAATCACATTTGCTCATTGGAACAAGCACAAGACATCCAGCATGAGCAATCTATTGTAAACAGGGATGAAAAAAATAATGAGGAAACTCTAATGGAATCCGAAAAGAATATCCCTGAAAAAGTCTGGCTTAGCATCCCATTCAAACAAAAAGAGTTAGCCAAATCCGTGGTAGGGAAGTTGCCTGATGGAACACCTGGCATTGCCTGGGATAAAACCCAGAAATGCTGGTATGCAAAACCAGGTGTTTCCATTGAAAAAATCAGAGCCTGGCTTCCAGAAAATCAAAACTCACCAGAAGACAAAGCACTTTCACCAGCCGATGAATTCAAGGAAACTTTAATCAGTTTGGGTGCAGTATTGACAGGTGAGCATCCTATCATGGACGGCAAGGCTCATCGTATACAAATGGAGGGCGATAAAACTGGTGAAAAGGCAGGCTTTTACGTGGCCCATTTAGATGGTATTCCCGCAGGCTATATCAAAAATAACCGCACAGGCGCTGAGCTAAAATGGAAAAGTAAAGGTTATGTTTTAACCGATGAACAAAAAGCAGCACTTAAGGCTCAGGTACTCGAAAATCAAAAAAATCGCGAGCTTGAATTGGTGGAAAGGCACAAAAGCACCGCTTTAAGGCTCAAGCAAAGGCTTTCCAAAATGAGCGAGGCAACTGAGCCAACACCCTATATGAAATCAAAAGGCATTCAGGTTCATTCAGGTGTTTATACCGATGACGACAAAAAATTAACTTGTATTCCTGCAACCGATATTGAAGGTACAATTTGGACGGTTCAATACATTGCAGAAGATGGCACCAAGCGCTTCGCTAAAGATTCAAAAAAGGATGGCTGCTTTCATGTTCTGGGCGGCATGAACAAACTTTCTGATGCGCCGGTTATTGTCATTGCGGAAGGATATGCAACCGCTGCAACGATAAAAGAAGCATGTGGGCTGCCTGCTGTCGTTTCTGCCTTTGATTCAGGTAACCTGAAATCGGTGGCGAAAGCATTGCATGAAAAATATCCACATACTCCAGTTATCCTGGCAGCTGATGATGACAAGCATCTGGAGTTATCGAAGGGTATCAACCCCGGCAAAGAAAAAGCAGGTGAGGCTGCCGATGCTGTCAATGGCTTTATTGTTCTACCAATCTTTGCACCAGGCGAACAGTCATTAAACCCCAGACAATTCAGTGATTTTAATGATTTGGCAAAGCACAGCAAACTGGGAATGAAAGGAGTGGAACGCCAGATTAAACCTAAGGTTGATAAAATTGCTAGTCGATATAGTCGCCGGCGCTTGTCGCAAAGGAGTAATGTTGTTCATATCTCTTAGGCTAATATTATGCTCGAAAGTTATAGATTTGAATATTAGTTTGACACTAATTTCAGTTTATGTGATTATTCTTCCCGGTTTAAAACTAACCTATCCGTCTGGGTAATCCCCCCATTTTTAACTGACACTAAAAGTAGAAACCTAGGCTGCTAGAGCCAATTTTCTTTTGGGTGGTATACCTCCAATAGCCGAGTTAGGACGTTCATTGTTATAAGACCAAAGCCACTTGGTGGCCTGTTCCTGGACTTGTTCAATACTCTCAAATAAGTATTGATTAAGCCAGTCATACCGAACAGTACGATTATAGCGCTCAATATAGGCATTTTGCTGCGGACAACCTGGCTGAATGAATACAAGCTCAATATCGTGATTTTTAGCCCATCTTGCGAGCTTATGGCTTACGTATTCAGGCCCATTATCACAACGTATCTGCTTAGGCTTGCCTCGCCATTCAATGACTTGCTCCAGTGTCCGGATGACTCGGGCAGAAGGCAATGAAAAATCCGCTTCGATTGTCAGGCCTTCCCGGTTAAAGTCATCAATAATATTCAGTAGCCGATAACAGCGTCCATTATCCAGTTGATCATGCATAAAATCCATTGACCAGCACTGGTTGCTTGATGTTGGCACGGCCAGGGACTCAGGCTTTTCCCTGATTAACCGTTTTTTGGGTTTTATCCGTAAATTTAACTCGAGCTCTTTGTATACACGGTAAACACGTTTGTGATTCCAACAAAAACCTTTCACGTTGCGCAAATATAAAAAACACAAGCCAAATCCCCAGTTACGGTTGTTTTGAGTTAAGCGCATTAGCCAATCCGCTATGACCCTGTTTTCTTCATTCAGTTTGGGTTCATAACGGTAGCACGTCTCACTGATGCTAAATAACCAGCAAGCCATCCTGACTTCAATATTCCGTTCCCGCACTATCACGCGCGCAAGCTCTCGGCGAGCGGATGGCTTTTTTACTTTTTTTCAAGCACCTCTTTTAAAATTTCTGACTTTAAGCGCTCTTCAGCGTACATCTTCTTTAAGCGGCTATTCTCTGCTTCAAGTTCCTTTAGCCGAGCCATCATTGGAAGATCCATGCCTCCATACTTGGCTCGCCAGTTATAGAATGTCGCATTGCTTATACCATGCTCTCGACATAAATCTGGAACTGCAACACCACTTTGAGCTTGCTTCAATATCGACAGGATTTGGCTGTCACTAAATTTTGATTTCTTCATGCAGAATCTCCTTGCACATACATTACGAGAAAATTCTACTTTTGGCATCAACTATTTTGTGGGCGGATTACCTCTGCACCCATACAATATGGGAATGGTAAATAGTTTTCTAATTTTATTATTTGTTTTCTTTATTCTGAATCAGATAAGGGAAAGCCTTAATGCAGACACTGGCAATAACTCCCAATTTGATGAGGAACATATCATGTTATCTATTGATTCTGTTAAAAAACAAGCTCAAGTGCTTAAATCCTTCCTGGACGAAAAATTTGGTGATGTTTCACACTCATCCTGTCTACAAGCCATTGCAAAAATAAATGGTTATAAAGATTGGAATACAATGCAGTCAATTATAAAAAATAACAGTGGGGTTGATATGTCTGATGATATAGCAGAAAGATTGGAAAGCTTGGAGTTTTACGTACAGGAATTAGCTAAAGATGTTGATAAAATTCAAGCTAAGGTTGATGAGCACGACCCATATATTCTAGAACTACAAGGTGTTCACCCTTGGAATCCGCCAGATTAAGTCGAAACTAATTCAAATAAGGCGACATTTCTTTAAACCATGCCTTGCAAAAATCATCAATATCACAGAATATTTCTACTATCGGTGCTAACATCTTATTTCCTTTCATAATTCAGGCGTGAATTTTAAAGAAACAAAATGTATATAGCACCGATAATTTTTTCAATAATTCAATGACATAACCTTATTCTTATATCGAGCTGAGGTTAATTTATTATTTTTATGCAATTTCATCCAATACATTCATTGAATCTGAACGCTCTTTGATCTGCTTGGCAGCTTTCTTCACGATGTCATCTATTAAATTATTTAATGTTTGTTTAATCCATTGTGTAACCCAAACAATTGAAGGTATTGCAATACATACAAAAGTACCCCATCTTTTTACATCTAGATAACTACATATAAGCCCAAATATAAACATACCTATTAAGACAATGTTTTTAAATGATTCACGTTTTTCTTGTTTTTCTATAGAAATTATCACTGGATCTTCCAGTTTAGAAGCAGCAGCATTTTTGATTTCATCATCAAAAAACTCATCTTTCGAGGTTGAAATCTTTTTTCTCAGGTCAAAGTAATAAAAATCACTACGATTAAGCAAAATAACTGCCAATTTTTTAGGCAAGAGTTTCATTAAATCTTCAAAAAGAGTTTCTTCCAAAAAAAATGCATATGTTGGCAAAGACCAGACTAGATATCGTGCTAGTTTAGTCTCACCAAGTTTTGGAACAAGTTTCCACAGAGCTTCTAGATTTCTTGCATAAAGATATTCAGTGTAACCATCTTCAGAAAAAGAGTCATCTAATTTATCTTTATTAAAATTATGTGCTAATTCTCCTATTAAATTAGCAAGATGCTTTTGGTCAATCTGATTATTAAATCCCCATTCAATTATTGCAGCGATTTCTTCTCCATCCCTAACACTTAGCATACTGAAATATAAAATTTGTTCAGCAGGATGCATGGAAAAAAAATTTTCTGGATTTAGAACTAATATATCATGACCATCTTTGTTTTTTTCACGCACATGAATTTCTTTACTAGGGCAATGAGTAAATTTAACGATAATGCATTTATCATTTGATATTTTTTCAAGTCTTTCCTTATCAACCTCAGTTTGTTGTTCTAAATTTGACGAACAAAAAAAACGTTCAGCACATAAATAACGAACATAATCATTTGGACTGTCCAAACCTTTAGATATTACTTCATCAGGGATATAAACATCTGTACTCAAAATTTTAATGTGCGTTTCAATTGAAAGACCATCCCAGGCAGCAACCAATTTTAGTTGGCTACTTAACCTGTGTTGAGTTAGTTCTTGTAGATATGTCTCTAGCTGAATTTCAGAGTTCATCTTATCTCCAGTTTAATAGGTCGTTGCCCCTCCTTTTTTGATTCTTATAGTCCTTGCCATATAATCATAAGACACGTATTCTATATGAATGCACAAAAAACATCCAACTTTAATTCAGCTTGGCGAAAAAATTAGAGACTTACGTAAAGCACTAGACTAATTTAGTCTTCATCAGTAGTTACTTATTATCAACTCTGGAGATTTACTTGGCAATGATCTTAAGTTGACTAATGAACCAATATGTTCCATAGCTTCGTCTGCTTCTGGTATTAAATTTTTGCCACTTTTTTTGAGATATTAGCTATATAAAATACGATCTTATTTCAATGATAAGGCTCAATGAATATAACTAATATAAATCCAACAGGGTATTTTGGGATAGGGTGATTGGTGATAAAAGCCATCAATTTTTGTATGGATGTTAAGAGAGCCATTCTAAATTTAGAATTGGTACATTTACTTTTGATTCCTGCCATTCCAGTTTTCAACTCAGAATCACTGCAACTGGAGCAGTTCTTAAATAAGCTTTGGCCTTATCAAAACACATTTGCAAATACTTACTAAGAAACAGCTACCCTATAACATATATGAAAAATAACGACATAAACTGTAGTAGTTCCAACTTGATCTGACAGTTACCGGTTTTTAAGAAGTGTCTGTCAGGTCAAATTTAGTTTATAAATTTTTCCATCCAGATTTGTTTAGCCTCTATCAAAGTTTGCATTGGAGTACGTCCACAACACATTTTACCCTGATGAGTACGTTGATTATTATAGTAATCCATCCATTCGTCCAGATCTTTTTGCAATTCATCGATTGATTCGTAAATTTTCTTTCGGAATGTTACTTGATAAAACTCCTGTAAAATCGTTTTATGAAAACGTTCACAAATCCCATTTGTTTGGGGTGAATTTGCTTTTGTCTTTGTATGGTCAATGTTATTAATTGCCAAATAAAGCTGATAATCATGCTGTTCTACCTTGCCACAATATTCAGTACCCCTATCTGTTAAAATACGCAGTATAGGTAAATCGTGTTGTTCGAAGAAGGGTAAAACCTTATCGTTCAGTAAATCTGCTGAAGTAATTGGCGTTTTAGTCGTATAAAGCTTGGCAAATGCCACTTTACTATAGGTATCAACAAAAGTTTGCTGATAAATGCGACCGACTCCTTTAAGCGTACCCACATAAAAAGTATCTTGCGAGCCGAGGTAACCAGGATGTGCTGTTTCGATTTCACCACATGCCTCATCATCAAATTTCTTTTTCTCCAAAGCTACGACCTGCGCTTCCGTCAATATAATTCCTTCAGAAGCTACTTTAGCCTCTAATGCTTTTAAGCGGTCTTTAAAATTGGCAAGCTCATATCGCAGCCAAATGCTACGAACTCCACTTGGAGAAACAAAAATACCCCGTTTACGAAGCTCATTGCTCGTACGAAGCTGACCATGGGCTGGAAATGCGATCGCATACTCCCTTACCGAGAGTTCAATTGCTTCTTCTACTCTATTTTTTAGATTAGGTTTTCTTCGGCTTTGATCGAATAAAGCATCAACTCCTCCCGATTCTACTGCCGACTTATAGCGATAAAATGTATCTCTGGATAAGCCCATTACTTTACATGCCTTAGATACATTCCCTAATTCTTCAGCAAGGTTTAATAAGCCAACTTTATGTTTAATAATTTTAACTGTATTATCTATCATGAGAGTTTTCCTTTTGGTTTTGTTTCAAGTTCGCACTTCTATCAAAACCGGAAACTCTCTCTTTTTCAAGTACTTGTGTCAGATTAAGTCGAAACTAATTCACATAAACAAACAAGTTACAGTCAGCATTGCAAACAATGATAACAATGCTAATTGATTTCTTGTCCGTGTCTGGTGAGTCAAATCACGCGCCTCCATCAACGCATCTGATATCAGATTTCTCATGATGAGAACGGATTCATTGGTTGCCTCCCCCAGCATTTTGTTCATGGCTTCTTTACTACTAGCCAATGCAGCATTAAGTACTTTCTCAGCTTTGTCTTTAGCATCAACCTTCCATTGAGAGGAAATGCTCTCCATTTCCTCTTTGAACTGAGTCAGCATTTCCTGTTGTGCTTTTCGATTTTCCTCAAGCAGCCTGTCATTCATGGTTTGGAGGATAAGAACTGGATCATCTCTACCCAGAACAACACCATGCTTGCCTGCAATGTCTTGAATAGCTTCATTAATTTTCTCTGACATTAGATCACCATGGCGTTATCAATCTGGCTGAATAGTTGATCCCGTATC encodes the following:
- the traF gene encoding conjugative transfer signal peptidase TraF produces the protein MKKFTSWIAVLMLSIIGMAFLFMLMGFRVNTTDSIPFGLYRITNIKNIKNSYVIFCPDDRPAFKQGLDRGYIGSGLCPGGYGYLMKKVVATNGDQISITSDGVFVNRQLILFSKPTLIDGRKRPLPQWRTIDYQIKEDELITMTSQSEWSFDSRYYGPIRIGQVKGVIKPIWVNATSGEIA
- a CDS encoding conjugal transfer protein TraM translates to MSEKINEAIQDIAGKHGVVLGRDDPVLILQTMNDRLLEENRKAQQEMLTQFKEEMESISSQWKVDAKDKAEKVLNAALASSKEAMNKMLGEATNESVLIMRNLISDALMEARDLTHQTRTRNQLALLSLFAMLTVTCLFM
- the trbL gene encoding P-type conjugative transfer protein TrbL gives rise to the protein MNKMTTTSLLILCLLGFSVCCHAQGHGVDSRDLLDNILYRFSSTASMWSQTILGYARYLFWSLATISMVWTYGLMALRKADTQEFLAETVKFLVVVGFFYWILDNGPAIATAIMDSMRQLAAKASGINEHVSPSDIVDVGFDIVSKAIDSSSIWSPAATTVGLIVAGLILIILALVSINMLIILITAWILTYGGIILLGFGGGRWTQDIAINYYKTVLGIALQAFAMILIIGIGKSFVDQYYAAMSENIMLKEMFVMMVVAVLLLVLINKIPPVLSGIVSGGGSGGGGGLGLGGALGAAGIAGTALAGAAGAAAVQSAGGLSALQAAFKAASHSIGASGAGSVSGDSPGSKQGSLAQAMGQASKFAGSFGSHLASGAFDVAREKAASMKDAFSAKAADTTGGKIADAIHQRISSNAESPTINQQVSESQNVTSMGAPEGSFSSGNINSDDEVSQFVNQKASGDGQ
- a CDS encoding glyoxalase superfamily protein gives rise to the protein MQNLLAHTLRENSTFGINYFVGGLPLHPYNMGMVNSFLILLFVFFILNQIRESLNADTGNNSQFDEEHIMLSIDSVKKQAQVLKSFLDEKFGDVSHSSCLQAIAKINGYKDWNTMQSIIKNNSGVDMSDDIAERLESLEFYVQELAKDVDKIQAKVDEHDPYILELQGVHPWNPPD
- a CDS encoding type IV secretory system conjugative DNA transfer family protein codes for the protein MSLNKPNKAIGPQVRQKHNEKTNKQLVILVALSLFISMQVGTQFVAYKLHFSDELGFSLNHVYFPWQSLWWSLKYHHYYPDYFNAAFGLMAMSGSLFLMLIVFVAKHLKKENISEYLHGSARWANRDDLKNAGLFGNEEGVYVGAIEDEKGDIHYLRHNGPEHILTYAPTRSGKGVGLVIPTLLSWKQSCVITDLKGELWALTAGWRQKHANNKVIRFEPATLKDSARWNPLDEIRVGTEYEVGDVQNLATLVIDPDGKGLETHWQKTSQALLVGFILHAIYKLKNQGEPATFPNIDRMLVDPNTNIADLLIEMTQYPHVDGKTHSVISASARDMIDRPEEEAGSVLSTLKSYLALYRDPVVAHNVSGSDFCIKDLMHHASPVSLYIVTQPNDKARLQPLVRVMLNMVVRLLADKMEFERVDDGRGNYFVRTKKTYKHRLLCMIDEFPSLGKLDILQESLAFVAGYGLKFYLICQDINQLKSRERGYGPDETITSNCHIQNAYPPNRIETAEHLSKLTGQTTIVKEHITTSGKRFSTFLNQISKTKQEVSRPLLTVDECQRMPGPKKDENGLIKEAGDMVVYVAGFPAIYGKQPLYFKDPVFIARASVEAPEQSDILRARLREDEEIRL
- a CDS encoding IS3 family transposase (programmed frameshift), which encodes MKKSKFSDSQILSILKQAQSGVAVPDLCREHGISNATFYNWRAKYGGMDLPMMARLKELEAENSRLKKMYAEERLKSEILKEVLEKKLKKPSARRELARVIVRERNIEVRMACWLFSISETCYRYEPKLNEENRVIADWLMRLTQNNRNWGFGLCFLYLRNVKGFCWNHKRVYRVYKELELNLRIKPKKRLIREKPESLAVPTSSNQCWSMDFMHDQLDNGRCYRLLNIIDDFNREGLTIEADFSLPSARVIRTLEQVIEWRGKPKQIRCDNGPEYVSHKLARWAKNHDIELVFIQPGCPQQNAYIERYNRTVRYDWLNQYLFESIEQVQEQATKWLWSYNNERPNSAIGGIPPKRKLALAA
- a CDS encoding zincin-like metallopeptidase domain-containing protein yields the protein MTKLSHHQVVANQIIESLKQGTAPWVKPWEPGTGGGQIPFNPVTGKRYRGINALYLMLNQSGDNRWLTYKQAQSIDAQVRKGEKGTTVQYWKFTDEKIKNDDAGNPVLDEQGNPVKVQVNLERPKVFYATVFHASQIDNMPELVQKEQDWSLIERAENLLLNSGAAIFHSEADRAFYRVSTDSIHLPPKEQFKSAAHYYVTALHELGHWSGHPLRLDRDLRHPFGSEAYAKEELRAEIASMLLGSELGIGHDPSQHTAYIKSWIRVLEGDPLEIFRASADAEKIVNHICSLEQAQDIQHEQSIVNRDEKNNEETLMESEKNIPEKVWLSIPFKQKELAKSVVGKLPDGTPGIAWDKTQKCWYAKPGVSIEKIRAWLPENQNSPEDKALSPADEFKETLISLGAVLTGEHPIMDGKAHRIQMEGDKTGEKAGFYVAHLDGIPAGYIKNNRTGAELKWKSKGYVLTDEQKAALKAQVLENQKNRELELVERHKSTALRLKQRLSKMSEATEPTPYMKSKGIQVHSGVYTDDDKKLTCIPATDIEGTIWTVQYIAEDGTKRFAKDSKKDGCFHVLGGMNKLSDAPVIVIAEGYATAATIKEACGLPAVVSAFDSGNLKSVAKALHEKYPHTPVILAADDDKHLELSKGINPGKEKAGEAADAVNGFIVLPIFAPGEQSLNPRQFSDFNDLAKHSKLGMKGVERQIKPKVDKIASRYSRRRLSQRSNVVHIS